One Nitrospira sp. DNA window includes the following coding sequences:
- a CDS encoding Polyribonucleotide nucleotidyltransferase: MKHVVDIELAGRRLTLETGRIAKQADGAIWATYGDTVVLATAVASQTVKPGVDFLPLTVDYQEKTYAAGKIPGGYFKREGRPSEREVLTSRLIDRPLRPLFPEGYYLDTQVIASVLSADKSGVSDVIGIIAASAALAISPIPFNGPIAGVKIGRVNGQFVVNPDLEILETSDLHLVVAGTADAVMMVEAGASELPEATMLEAIELAHGEIKRIVAKIEELRGLAGKPKRTVEQEPIDAALSEQVRALVAGPIREAILIPNKSARQERLDQVLAETIEKLKTDDPNRARHVKIIFHGLEYTEVRNMILEKRVRADGRGPADIRPITCEVGVLPRAHGSAVFTRGETQSLAVVTLGTTDDEQRIDALEGEYMRTFMLHYNFPPFSVGEARPLRSPGRREVGHGALAERALKSVIPGKDKFPYTVRIVSEILESNGSSSMATVCGGTLALLDAGVPIKEPVAGIAMGLIKEGDQVLVLSDILGLEDHLGDMDFKVTGTKNGVTALQMDIKIGGITSALMREALAQAKAGRLHILERMAQALNTPRTKLSAFAPRIFPMKIKQDKIRDVIGPGGKMIRSIIAETGVKINVEDTGDVTIASSDEASAQKAIEMIKRLTEEVEVGKIYLGTVRKIMDFGAFVEVLPGTDGLVHISQLAHHRVKAVSDEVSEGDQVMVKVLEIDKQGKIRLSRKEAMPAPAGSPTTEPTPAG; this comes from the coding sequence ATGAAACATGTTGTAGACATCGAGCTGGCGGGTCGCCGCTTGACGCTGGAGACCGGCCGTATTGCGAAACAGGCGGACGGCGCGATCTGGGCGACCTATGGTGATACCGTCGTGCTCGCCACGGCCGTCGCGTCCCAAACCGTCAAGCCCGGCGTGGACTTTCTGCCGCTGACCGTGGATTACCAGGAAAAGACCTACGCCGCGGGCAAGATTCCCGGCGGGTATTTCAAACGGGAAGGCCGTCCGTCGGAACGGGAGGTGCTCACCAGCCGGTTGATCGATCGGCCGCTTCGTCCACTGTTCCCCGAGGGATACTACCTCGACACTCAAGTCATCGCCTCGGTGTTGTCCGCCGACAAGAGCGGCGTATCGGATGTCATCGGCATCATTGCGGCCTCCGCGGCGCTGGCGATCTCGCCGATTCCGTTCAACGGTCCGATCGCGGGCGTCAAGATCGGGCGTGTCAACGGACAGTTCGTGGTGAACCCCGATCTGGAGATCTTGGAGACCAGCGACCTCCATCTCGTGGTGGCAGGGACGGCGGATGCGGTGATGATGGTCGAGGCGGGGGCGAGCGAATTGCCCGAAGCGACCATGTTGGAGGCCATCGAATTGGCGCACGGCGAGATCAAGCGGATCGTCGCGAAGATCGAAGAATTGCGCGGACTGGCCGGCAAGCCGAAACGGACCGTGGAGCAGGAGCCGATCGATGCGGCCCTGAGCGAACAGGTTCGCGCATTGGTGGCGGGGCCGATTCGCGAAGCCATCCTCATTCCAAACAAAAGTGCGCGGCAGGAACGTTTGGACCAGGTACTGGCGGAGACGATCGAGAAGCTGAAGACCGACGATCCCAATCGGGCGCGGCATGTGAAAATCATTTTCCACGGCTTGGAGTATACGGAAGTCCGCAACATGATCCTCGAAAAGCGGGTACGCGCCGATGGTCGTGGCCCGGCGGACATTCGTCCGATCACCTGCGAAGTCGGAGTGTTGCCGCGTGCGCATGGCTCCGCCGTGTTTACCCGCGGAGAAACGCAGAGCTTGGCTGTGGTGACGCTGGGAACGACGGACGACGAGCAACGGATCGACGCCTTGGAAGGTGAGTACATGCGCACCTTCATGCTGCATTACAATTTTCCGCCCTTCAGTGTCGGTGAGGCGCGGCCGCTTCGGTCGCCGGGACGGCGTGAAGTGGGCCACGGAGCCCTCGCGGAGCGGGCGTTGAAATCAGTCATTCCGGGCAAAGACAAGTTTCCGTACACGGTGCGGATTGTGTCGGAAATTCTGGAATCGAACGGGTCGTCTTCCATGGCCACGGTCTGCGGAGGCACGCTGGCGCTGTTGGACGCGGGTGTTCCGATCAAGGAGCCGGTGGCTGGGATCGCGATGGGATTGATCAAGGAAGGGGACCAGGTGCTGGTTCTCTCCGATATCCTGGGATTGGAAGACCATCTGGGTGATATGGATTTCAAGGTGACGGGAACCAAGAACGGCGTCACCGCTCTGCAGATGGACATCAAGATCGGAGGGATTACGTCGGCGTTGATGCGTGAAGCGCTGGCTCAGGCGAAAGCCGGTCGACTGCACATCCTCGAGCGGATGGCCCAGGCCCTGAACACCCCGCGGACCAAGCTGTCGGCCTTCGCACCGCGGATATTCCCGATGAAGATCAAGCAGGACAAGATCCGCGACGTCATCGGCCCCGGTGGAAAAATGATCCGCAGCATCATCGCGGAGACCGGCGTGAAGATCAATGTCGAAGACACGGGCGATGTCACGATTGCCTCGTCCGATGAGGCCTCGGCACAGAAGGCCATCGAGATGATCAAGCGCCTGACCGAGGAAGTCGAGGTCGGCAAGATCTATCTGGGGACGGTACGGAAGATCATGGATTTCGGCGCCTTCGTCGAAGTGCTTCCCGGCACGGATGGGCTGGTGCACATTTCTCAGCTGGCCCACCATCGGGTCAAGGCGGTCTCCGACGAGGTCTCCGAAGGCGATCAGGTCATGGTGAAGGTGCTGGAAATCGACAAACAGGGAAAGATTCGTCTGAGCCGGAAAGAAGCGATGCCGGCGCCGGCCGGCTCTCCTACCACCGAGCCCACTCCGGCAGGATAA
- a CDS encoding Ribosome-binding factor A has product MTKATYSRAERVADQIRMEVADILMRKIKDPRVRSVTVTDVELTKDLRIARIFVTTMERNEDERQVFDGLAKASGFVRAELGRRLALRYLPEVTFVKDVSGPRGDRVLQLLEGLHRDQDETAVETPRADA; this is encoded by the coding sequence ATGACTAAAGCGACATACAGCCGGGCCGAGCGCGTGGCGGATCAGATTCGCATGGAAGTCGCCGACATCCTGATGCGGAAGATCAAAGACCCGCGCGTGCGTTCCGTCACGGTGACCGATGTGGAACTGACCAAGGATCTGCGTATCGCGCGAATCTTTGTCACGACCATGGAGCGCAATGAAGACGAGCGGCAGGTGTTCGACGGGTTGGCGAAGGCGAGCGGCTTTGTCCGCGCTGAATTGGGTCGGCGGTTGGCGTTGCGGTACCTGCCCGAGGTGACGTTCGTGAAGGATGTGAGCGGCCCGAGAGGCGATCGTGTCTTGCAACTGCTGGAAGGCCTGCACCGTGATCAAGATGAGACGGCCGTTGAAACCCCGCGTGCCGATGCCTAG
- a CDS encoding YlxP-like protein has protein sequence MIVGLCTVELFIPDGHSLKDKRQVLQSVKSRLRDKFNVSVAEVGDQDLWQKAILGLACVANESAHVNQVLDQAVNLIRSVPTIQLVRSRIELL, from the coding sequence ATGATCGTCGGGCTCTGTACGGTTGAACTGTTCATTCCCGACGGCCATTCATTGAAAGACAAGCGCCAGGTTCTGCAGAGCGTGAAAAGTCGGCTGCGAGATAAGTTCAATGTCTCGGTGGCCGAGGTCGGGGATCAGGACTTGTGGCAGAAGGCGATTCTCGGTTTGGCCTGTGTGGCCAACGAATCCGCCCATGTCAATCAAGTGCTGGATCAAGCCGTGAATTTGATCCGAAGCGTACCCACGATCCAGCTGGTGCGGTCACGCATCGAATTGCTCTAA
- a CDS encoding Transcription termination protein NusA has product MNRELIAVIDEIGRQKGIDKARVIGAIESALQTAAKKRFGQAENIQVEIDPKTGEISVVSKKVIVDTVANPKAEISLKEARQYDEGAEVGDEIGSLIEMDELGRIAAQTAKQVIFQKVREAEWEAVQKEYSTRQGDLVNGIILGMERRNFLVDLGKTEAILPIQEQIPRETYRRGDRVKALLLEVRRTPKDVQVILSRSHPQFVAKLFELEVPEVGEKIVEIKSIVREPGDRTKIAVSSRDKAVDPVGACVGIKGSRVQAVVRELRGEKIDIITWTQDPRVFIAEALNPATIEKVGIDEEKKSALVVVADSQLSLAIGKNGQNVRLAARLTGWKIDIISATEYEKEKAERDREIKAALAEETEAQRQQDEARAAAQQAD; this is encoded by the coding sequence ATGAACCGAGAGTTGATCGCAGTCATCGATGAAATCGGCCGCCAAAAAGGAATCGACAAGGCCAGGGTCATTGGCGCGATCGAGTCCGCACTTCAGACCGCTGCGAAGAAACGATTTGGCCAGGCAGAGAACATCCAGGTAGAAATCGATCCCAAAACCGGCGAGATCTCGGTCGTGTCGAAGAAGGTGATCGTCGATACGGTCGCCAATCCGAAAGCCGAAATCTCCCTGAAGGAAGCGCGCCAATATGACGAGGGCGCAGAGGTCGGCGACGAAATCGGCTCCCTGATCGAAATGGATGAACTGGGGCGCATCGCGGCTCAGACGGCCAAGCAGGTCATCTTTCAGAAGGTGCGAGAGGCCGAATGGGAAGCCGTTCAGAAGGAATATTCGACCAGGCAGGGCGACCTGGTCAACGGCATCATTCTCGGGATGGAGCGACGGAATTTTCTGGTGGATCTCGGCAAGACCGAGGCGATCCTCCCCATTCAAGAGCAGATCCCACGTGAAACCTATCGGCGCGGCGATCGTGTGAAAGCATTGCTCTTGGAAGTGCGCCGTACGCCCAAGGATGTACAGGTCATCCTCTCGCGCAGCCACCCGCAGTTCGTGGCGAAACTGTTCGAACTGGAAGTCCCGGAAGTCGGGGAAAAGATCGTCGAGATCAAGTCGATCGTACGTGAGCCAGGTGATCGCACCAAGATCGCGGTCTCCTCGCGCGACAAGGCCGTGGACCCGGTGGGGGCCTGTGTCGGCATCAAGGGGTCGCGGGTGCAGGCCGTGGTCCGCGAGTTGCGCGGTGAAAAGATCGACATCATCACCTGGACGCAAGATCCGCGCGTGTTTATCGCGGAGGCGTTGAATCCTGCCACGATCGAGAAGGTCGGGATCGACGAAGAAAAGAAATCGGCGCTGGTGGTGGTGGCGGACTCGCAGTTGTCTCTGGCGATCGGCAAGAACGGACAAAATGTGCGGCTGGCCGCGCGGTTGACCGGCTGGAAGATCGACATCATCAGCGCGACCGAATATGAGAAGGAAAAGGCCGAGCGGGATCGGGAGATCAAGGCGGCCCTGGCGGAGGAGACCGAGGCGCAGCGTCAGCAGGATGAGGCGCGGGCTGCGGCGCAACAGGCGGACTGA
- a CDS encoding D-alanine aminotransferase — protein sequence MPDIACVNGRFSPLADAVVGIEDRGFQFGDGVYEVIRTYRGQPFSLEAHLARLERSARALQLPIGHTATQWTSLIHEGLRLSRCPETKIYLQITRGPAPRDHPFPIDLAPTTVLTFRELRPLEAAVRHAGVRAITTDDIRWGRCDIKSVNLLPNVLARQQAKEAGVFEAILIREGLVTEGSVSNVMVVRNGTVQTAPEGPRILSGVTRAIVLELARKEGLPVSEAFVTREELFTASEVFLTGTTVEVLPVVLIDGRVIGTGGPGPVSQILARRWDALIG from the coding sequence ATGCCTGACATCGCCTGTGTGAATGGTCGGTTCAGTCCGTTGGCTGATGCGGTCGTCGGCATCGAGGATCGTGGATTTCAATTCGGCGACGGCGTCTATGAAGTCATCCGCACCTATCGCGGGCAGCCCTTCTCCCTGGAGGCGCATCTGGCCAGACTCGAACGGAGTGCGCGGGCGCTACAGCTTCCAATCGGGCATACGGCGACTCAGTGGACCTCGTTGATTCATGAGGGACTGCGGTTGAGCCGATGCCCAGAGACCAAAATTTATCTGCAGATCACCCGCGGACCGGCCCCTCGCGACCACCCCTTTCCCATTGATCTTGCACCGACCACGGTCTTGACCTTTCGAGAACTTCGTCCGCTGGAGGCAGCGGTTCGGCATGCCGGGGTGCGGGCCATCACGACCGACGACATTCGCTGGGGACGTTGCGACATCAAAAGCGTGAATCTGTTGCCGAATGTGTTGGCACGTCAGCAGGCCAAGGAGGCCGGGGTGTTCGAGGCGATCCTGATTCGTGAGGGACTGGTGACGGAGGGATCGGTGAGTAATGTGATGGTCGTGCGGAACGGCACGGTCCAGACTGCGCCGGAAGGGCCCAGAATTCTCTCCGGCGTGACGCGCGCGATCGTCTTGGAGTTGGCGCGAAAAGAAGGGCTCCCGGTTTCCGAAGCTTTCGTGACCAGGGAAGAATTGTTCACGGCCTCGGAAGTCTTTCTGACTGGTACGACGGTGGAGGTGCTGCCGGTGGTCCTGATCGACGGGCGGGTGATCGGAACCGGTGGACCGGGACCTGTCTCGCAGATCTTGGCGCGCCGATGGGACGCGTTGATCGGCTAG
- a CDS encoding Bacterial ribosome SSU maturation protein RimP → MSEAGALSAGKSSMKRTEALHLRVQELAAPILRSHGLELVETVCVGQGPRTVIRVFIDKPGGITLTDCEQAHRSLSPALDVIDPFPHAYTLEVSSPGLDRPLRGPEDYRRLIGQPVNLKLRRPMQGQWRLVGTLVDVEEHAVTLAVQQKKNTETVRVELEQIALARRNVEF, encoded by the coding sequence ATGAGTGAAGCGGGAGCACTGTCGGCGGGCAAGTCCTCGATGAAAAGGACCGAGGCCCTCCACCTGCGAGTGCAAGAACTCGCGGCTCCTATTTTACGGTCCCATGGCCTTGAGTTAGTCGAGACAGTCTGTGTCGGCCAGGGCCCCAGGACCGTGATTCGTGTCTTTATCGACAAGCCGGGCGGTATCACGCTGACGGACTGCGAGCAGGCGCATCGCTCGCTGAGTCCGGCGCTGGATGTCATCGATCCCTTCCCGCACGCCTATACGCTGGAAGTTTCATCACCCGGCCTGGATCGTCCCTTACGGGGACCGGAGGACTATCGGCGCCTGATCGGGCAGCCGGTGAACCTCAAGTTGCGCCGGCCGATGCAGGGGCAATGGCGGCTCGTGGGAACCTTGGTCGATGTTGAGGAGCATGCCGTGACACTTGCGGTACAACAGAAAAAAAATACGGAAACCGTTCGGGTTGAGCTTGAGCAGATTGCCTTGGCGCGTCGGAACGTGGAGTTTTAG
- a CDS encoding M16 family peptidase, which produces MYRKIVLDNRLRIVAEHIPTLKSVTIGIWVNVGSRDEQPGEEGLSHFLEHMFFKGTRSRSATQISREIDALGGEMNAFTTRETTTFYVKVLDQQLETALELLSDLFYRSRFESKEVEKEKQVVLEEIRMVQDDPEDLVQELHMKHILGSHPLGRPILGQAPRIQALDRNDLLAYVRSHYDPERTVVAVAGNFTWRRLEQLLARYFSGSHKGPAVRPNRRPPEVKGGVLVQRKTLEQVHLCLGLQGLAAGHKDRYAAHALNGVLGGSVSSRLFQEVREKRGLVYSIYSYLSTYSDGGMITVYAGTRPKEVQRVVEVVCRELKKLRRHGVDAKDLARVKNQMKGSLMLGLESSHSRMSKLAKDELTQGCHVSLEQMTAEIDRVTIDQIYRVAQDLFDQHRLSITALGPIPTKSLQAFAP; this is translated from the coding sequence GTGTACCGCAAGATCGTCCTCGACAACCGGTTGCGCATTGTGGCGGAACATATCCCGACGCTGAAGTCCGTCACGATCGGGATTTGGGTGAACGTCGGATCCCGCGATGAGCAGCCGGGGGAAGAAGGGCTCTCTCATTTCCTGGAGCACATGTTTTTCAAGGGGACGCGAAGCCGGTCGGCGACGCAGATTTCCCGCGAGATCGACGCGCTGGGCGGGGAAATGAATGCATTCACGACCCGTGAAACCACGACCTTTTACGTGAAGGTGCTGGACCAGCAATTGGAGACTGCCTTGGAGCTGCTCTCCGATCTGTTCTACCGTTCTCGCTTCGAATCCAAGGAGGTCGAGAAGGAAAAACAGGTGGTGCTCGAAGAGATTCGGATGGTTCAGGACGATCCGGAGGATCTGGTTCAGGAACTCCATATGAAACACATCCTGGGAAGCCATCCGCTGGGTCGGCCGATCCTCGGACAGGCTCCGAGAATCCAGGCACTCGATCGAAACGATCTGTTGGCGTATGTGCGGTCCCATTATGATCCGGAGCGGACGGTTGTGGCGGTGGCGGGCAACTTCACGTGGAGACGTTTGGAGCAATTGTTGGCTCGATACTTTTCCGGTTCGCACAAGGGGCCGGCAGTCAGGCCGAATCGCCGCCCGCCTGAAGTCAAGGGAGGGGTGTTGGTCCAGCGCAAGACGCTTGAGCAGGTCCATCTCTGTTTGGGGCTGCAAGGTTTGGCCGCCGGGCACAAGGACCGTTATGCAGCCCATGCGCTTAATGGCGTGTTGGGAGGAAGTGTGAGCTCGCGGCTCTTTCAGGAAGTGCGGGAGAAGCGAGGCCTCGTCTATTCCATCTATTCCTATCTTTCTACCTATTCAGATGGAGGCATGATCACCGTCTACGCAGGCACGCGCCCGAAAGAGGTGCAGCGTGTCGTGGAAGTCGTCTGTCGGGAGCTCAAGAAGCTGCGTAGACATGGGGTCGATGCGAAGGATCTGGCCCGCGTTAAAAACCAAATGAAGGGCAGTTTGATGCTTGGTTTGGAGAGTTCACATAGCCGCATGAGCAAGCTGGCAAAAGATGAGTTGACGCAAGGCTGTCATGTGTCGCTGGAACAGATGACGGCGGAAATCGATCGCGTGACGATCGATCAGATCTATCGTGTGGCACAAGACCTGTTTGATCAACACCGTCTTTCGATTACGGCGCTCGGGCCGATCCCGACCAAAAGCCTACAGGCCTTCGCCCCCTAA
- a CDS encoding SSU ribosomal protein S15p (S13e), which translates to MALVKEVKTELVKNFQQHDKDTGSPEVQIAILTNRITYLTEHFKLHKKDHHSRRGLLTLVGRRRRLLDYLRHIDEARYRAILERLGIRK; encoded by the coding sequence ATGGCACTCGTGAAAGAAGTGAAGACGGAATTGGTGAAAAATTTTCAGCAGCATGACAAGGACACCGGCTCGCCGGAGGTGCAAATCGCCATCCTGACGAACCGGATTACCTATTTGACGGAGCATTTCAAGCTGCATAAGAAAGACCACCATTCCCGGCGTGGGCTGTTGACCTTGGTGGGACGTCGCCGGCGGTTGCTGGACTACCTCCGCCATATCGACGAGGCGCGGTATCGTGCGATTCTGGAGCGCCTGGGCATTCGTAAGTAG
- a CDS encoding tRNA pseudouridine(55) synthase — protein MTMIAATEAQVGAALQDGVLNVHKEAGWTSHDVVARIRGKLRGMKLGHAGTLDPAATGVLPLLVGRGTRIAEYLLEWDKTYLAGLRLGETTDTQDATGTLLQRAPTESITEERVREVAAEFEGPIQQVPPMYSAVKVGGVPLYKAARAGRDVARQAREVTVSRLDVVRVQIPDVTLRVACSKGTYIRTLCADIGQRLGVGGHMTMLVRERVGPLTLEQALRVEEVESRLEQGTLAASMLTLDEALAGLPACRVGAGTAGRVLHGMPIPPSEILAWVGVTTASFERSTRAIRIKDEAGRLLAIGTLPAGMDIEKHGLSEQPIAVSKVLITEESQGGRIANPIEE, from the coding sequence ATGACGATGATTGCCGCGACGGAAGCACAGGTGGGCGCTGCCCTCCAAGACGGCGTATTGAACGTCCACAAGGAAGCAGGGTGGACCTCGCATGACGTGGTGGCGCGGATCCGGGGGAAGTTGCGCGGGATGAAATTGGGCCATGCCGGGACGCTGGATCCGGCGGCGACCGGTGTCTTGCCCTTGCTCGTGGGACGTGGGACGCGCATCGCCGAATATTTGCTGGAATGGGACAAAACCTATCTGGCAGGCTTGCGACTCGGAGAGACTACCGACACGCAGGATGCCACAGGGACCTTGCTTCAGCGAGCGCCGACTGAATCGATCACGGAAGAACGTGTCCGCGAGGTCGCGGCAGAGTTTGAAGGGCCCATTCAGCAGGTGCCCCCCATGTATTCCGCGGTGAAGGTCGGGGGGGTTCCGTTGTACAAGGCCGCAAGGGCCGGACGGGATGTGGCGCGCCAAGCTCGAGAGGTGACCGTCTCTCGTCTCGACGTCGTTCGGGTTCAGATTCCGGATGTGACGCTGCGGGTGGCCTGTTCCAAGGGGACCTATATCAGGACGCTTTGTGCGGATATCGGACAAAGGCTGGGCGTCGGCGGCCATATGACGATGTTGGTGCGTGAACGAGTCGGCCCGCTGACCCTGGAGCAGGCGTTGAGGGTGGAGGAAGTAGAGTCGCGTCTTGAGCAGGGCACACTCGCCGCATCCATGCTCACATTGGACGAAGCGCTGGCCGGTCTTCCGGCCTGCAGGGTGGGAGCCGGGACGGCCGGGCGGGTGTTGCATGGAATGCCGATCCCCCCTTCCGAAATCCTGGCATGGGTGGGCGTGACGACCGCTTCCTTTGAGCGGTCGACGCGGGCCATCCGTATCAAGGACGAAGCGGGACGTCTGCTGGCCATCGGGACCCTGCCGGCAGGCATGGACATCGAGAAACATGGTTTGAGCGAACAGCCGATTGCTGTTTCAAAAGTCTTGATCACGGAAGAATCACAGGGCGGTAGAATCGCGAATCCAATAGAGGAGTAG
- a CDS encoding Translation initiation factor 2 — MRVYELAKQLGMENRELIPELKRLGIPVASHSSALDEASVRIALEKLSSKARAGEALSGGHDVKKGLRSTKDTALSHEKAHAVTHEEPQKPDKKRILIKKKKEEGAEDGVAPLAAAEAAFATVPPAHAVHPGGEAAAVAPAVGSGPEAAGTAPSEPVSSEEAVNQPAVVAASTESPATPVQAPVTTTPALDALAALAKKKGMVTEVLESEAAAREKLKKAKKAPRTREEDETKFKNDATRWGDLRAIPVQRREDRSRHIHHASPTEVTKPRKKSVKLSAGVSVKEFAELIGQRPADIVRKLMEMGQMVTFNQPINLEAASLIAEEYGTKVEVSTEKVGEELLEEAAQSAGEEHAVPRPPVVTIMGHVDHGKTSLLDAIRQTKVAEGEAGGITQHIGAYIVGVRGKQVTFLDTPGHEAFTAMRARGAKATDIVILVVAADDGVMPQTVEAIHHAKAAGVPLIVAINKIDKPGSNVDRVKNALTEHGLIPEAWGGDTIMVEVSAKQRTGLDQLLEMILLQAEVLELKADPSRMAKGLVIEAKLDRGRGPVATVLVQSGTLHVGDAFVVGNFSGRVRALVTDTGSKTSEAGPSVPVEVIGLPGVPSAGDLFTIVKDERVAREIAEERARKQRAAELAGPAKVSLDDLFAKIQEGNVKELPIVIKADVQGSAEALAAAVEKMPAGAVKLRVMHSGVGGITETDILLAAASKAIVIGFNIRPEPKAAALAEREGVDVRLYSIIYDALNDIRAAMEGLLEPMLKERVLGRAEVRQVFTIPKAGLVAGCYVVDGVVSRASVGARVIRDHVVVYEGKLGSLRRFKDDVREVQQGYECGITIENFNDLKSGDIIEAYVFDKIAAKLEPANRGASPQSHRA; from the coding sequence ATGCGGGTGTACGAATTAGCAAAGCAGTTGGGGATGGAAAATCGGGAACTGATTCCCGAACTGAAGCGACTCGGGATTCCTGTGGCATCCCACAGCAGCGCCCTGGATGAGGCGTCGGTTCGCATCGCGTTGGAGAAGTTGAGTTCCAAGGCGCGGGCCGGTGAGGCCCTGTCGGGTGGGCACGATGTCAAGAAAGGGCTTCGTTCGACGAAAGATACCGCTCTCTCGCATGAGAAGGCGCATGCGGTGACGCACGAGGAGCCTCAGAAGCCCGATAAGAAACGCATTCTCATTAAAAAGAAGAAAGAAGAGGGCGCTGAAGATGGTGTGGCGCCTCTCGCGGCGGCGGAAGCCGCTTTTGCGACGGTTCCTCCTGCCCATGCCGTCCATCCGGGAGGAGAAGCCGCAGCCGTTGCGCCGGCCGTCGGCTCTGGTCCTGAGGCGGCTGGAACGGCCCCGTCGGAGCCTGTTTCATCAGAGGAGGCGGTGAACCAGCCGGCCGTCGTGGCGGCCTCGACAGAATCGCCGGCCACGCCGGTTCAAGCGCCCGTGACGACGACTCCCGCGCTCGATGCCCTCGCCGCCCTGGCGAAGAAGAAGGGTATGGTCACCGAAGTGCTGGAGAGCGAAGCGGCTGCGCGTGAGAAATTGAAGAAGGCCAAAAAGGCGCCCCGGACGCGGGAAGAAGACGAGACGAAGTTTAAAAACGATGCCACTCGATGGGGAGACCTGCGGGCCATCCCCGTGCAACGGCGTGAAGACCGATCCAGACATATTCACCATGCGTCGCCCACGGAAGTCACAAAACCGAGAAAGAAAAGCGTGAAATTGAGCGCAGGAGTGAGCGTCAAGGAATTTGCCGAACTCATCGGTCAGCGGCCGGCGGACATTGTGCGAAAGCTGATGGAGATGGGCCAGATGGTGACCTTCAATCAGCCCATCAATCTCGAAGCGGCCTCGTTGATCGCCGAAGAGTACGGTACCAAGGTGGAGGTCTCGACGGAAAAGGTCGGCGAGGAGTTGCTCGAAGAGGCCGCGCAGTCAGCCGGTGAGGAACATGCCGTGCCGCGCCCGCCGGTCGTCACGATCATGGGGCATGTCGATCACGGGAAAACCTCTCTGCTCGATGCGATTCGCCAAACGAAAGTGGCCGAGGGGGAGGCCGGGGGGATCACGCAACATATCGGTGCGTACATCGTCGGCGTCCGCGGCAAACAAGTGACTTTCCTCGATACCCCTGGCCACGAAGCCTTCACGGCCATGCGCGCGCGGGGAGCCAAGGCGACGGACATCGTAATTCTGGTGGTCGCGGCCGACGACGGTGTCATGCCGCAAACGGTGGAAGCCATTCACCATGCGAAGGCCGCTGGAGTACCCTTGATCGTGGCGATCAACAAGATCGACAAGCCCGGGTCCAACGTCGATCGTGTCAAGAATGCCCTGACCGAACATGGGTTGATTCCCGAGGCTTGGGGCGGCGATACGATCATGGTGGAAGTCTCCGCCAAGCAGCGGACCGGGCTGGATCAGCTCTTGGAGATGATTCTGCTGCAGGCGGAAGTGCTGGAGTTGAAAGCGGACCCCTCACGCATGGCGAAAGGCCTGGTGATCGAGGCGAAGCTGGATCGGGGACGGGGACCGGTCGCCACGGTATTGGTGCAAAGCGGAACTCTGCATGTCGGAGACGCCTTTGTGGTGGGAAACTTCAGCGGTCGTGTCCGGGCGCTGGTCACGGACACGGGGAGCAAAACCTCCGAGGCCGGCCCGTCGGTTCCTGTCGAGGTGATCGGTTTGCCGGGCGTGCCTTCAGCTGGGGATCTGTTCACCATCGTGAAGGATGAGCGCGTCGCCCGTGAAATTGCCGAGGAACGGGCCAGGAAGCAGCGGGCTGCCGAACTGGCCGGGCCGGCGAAAGTCAGTCTGGATGATTTGTTCGCCAAGATTCAAGAAGGCAACGTCAAAGAATTGCCCATCGTCATCAAAGCCGACGTGCAGGGGTCGGCCGAAGCCTTGGCTGCCGCGGTGGAAAAAATGCCCGCCGGAGCCGTGAAACTGCGCGTCATGCACAGCGGCGTGGGCGGCATCACGGAGACGGACATTCTGTTGGCGGCGGCCTCCAAGGCGATCGTGATCGGATTCAATATCCGCCCGGAGCCGAAAGCGGCTGCGCTGGCCGAGCGTGAAGGTGTCGACGTGCGCCTCTACAGCATCATTTATGATGCGCTGAACGATATCCGCGCGGCGATGGAGGGGCTGCTGGAGCCGATGCTGAAGGAGCGCGTCCTTGGACGGGCGGAGGTGCGGCAGGTGTTTACGATTCCAAAAGCCGGCCTGGTGGCTGGTTGCTACGTGGTGGACGGCGTCGTCTCTCGGGCCAGCGTCGGCGCGCGGGTGATTCGAGACCATGTGGTGGTCTACGAAGGTAAGTTGGGGTCGCTCCGGCGGTTCAAGGACGACGTGCGTGAAGTGCAGCAGGGATATGAGTGCGGCATCACGATCGAGAATTTCAATGACCTCAAATCCGGAGACATTATCGAAGCCTATGTCTTCGATAAGATTGCCGCCAAGCTTGAACCGGCAAACCGGGGTGCGTCTCCGCAAAGTCATCGGGCATGA